The following is a genomic window from Citrifermentans bemidjiense Bem.
GCGCAAGCAGATGCTTACCATGGAAGTGCTGGAGCTGAACGAGGTGATCGCGTCGCTTCTGGACCTGATGCAGCGTACCATCAGGGCGAACATCGAGATCAGGACCAACCTGACAGATTGCGGCGCCCGGATCTTCGCCGACCGTGGGCAGATCGAGCAGATCCTGATCAATTTCGCCGTCAACGCCCAGGACGCAATCAACGGCAACGGCAGCATCGTGATAGAGACCGGTAACGTGACCATAGACGACGAGTTCTCCCGCATGAACCCCGGCATCAAGCCCGGCCCGCACGTGCTGCTCTCTTTCACCGACAATGGCTGCGGCATGGGCGAAGAGGTGCTGAGCCACATCTTCGAGCCCTTCTACACCACGAAACCTGTAGGGCAGGGAACGGGGCTAGGCCTTGCGACGGTGTACGGGATCGTGAAGCAGCATAACGGTTGGATCAAGGTGGAGAGCCAGGTAGGCAATGGCACGAGCTTCCTCCTTTATTTCCCGAGGCAGGCGGCAAAGGCGAAAATGAAGCAGGCGGAGCCTGAGAGCGCGGCAAAAATCGAGCAAAGCGACAGCCGGGCCACCATCCTGGTCGTCGACGACAACGAGAGCATCAGGGAGATGGCCCTGGAGCTCCTCCAGGCCTCGGGGCACCATGTCCTGACCGCGGAAACGCCGGCCCTCGCGCTGGAACTGGTAGGGGAGCGCGCCGTCTCCCTGGACCTGCTGGTGACCGACGTGGTGATGCCGGAGATGAGCGGACCCGAGCTGTACGAGCGCCTGGCACTCCTTCAGCCGGGGCTCCCGGTACTCTACATCTCCGGCTATACCTTCGATGTGAAGGTGCATAACCCCAGGCAGCATCAGCAGGTGAGTTTCCTTCCCAAGCCTTTCACCTCGGAGAAGTTCCTGTCTGTCATAGACAAGGCTATTTCCTGAAGCTTGTTCGACACATTTCCTTACTCTGCCGGCCCAACACTCTCAACTATCCCCGCCAATGGATCTGTTTGCAATCGCCCCTGCCGCAGTTACTGTCTGCCCATTTGTGATGTTTAAGAATAATTAATTCATCCTTGATGTAGACATGCACTGTCGCTGTTGTAACTTTTTTGCATCTGAACTTCGCAAGGTTACGCGGGACAAGGCGATTATCGTCCAGGCTCTGTCGGCTCAATGCAATGCCGGCACTGAATTTAATGCACAAGGAGGCGAAGATGAAACGGGAGAAGCTAGTTGGGAAAGCTTTACTGCTGTTAGCGCTGGGCTCGGTGGGGACCTTGTCCGGATGTGCACACTACGAAGTAAACAACGGCCGCGGAAACATCCCGGGCTACTGGATCCGCTACGAGATGCAGGAGGCCGACCGCGCCATCGAGGCTGCGCGCGCCGACGGGAAAGCCGCCCTCTGTCCTGATCAATTCAGGGAGGCCGAGGCGGCGAAGAACAACGCCTACGACGTCTTCCGGGCCTGCCACACCGAGGAGGGGGCCGCCCTGGCGAAAGAGGCGACGGCGAAGGCCAAAGCGCTCTGCCCGCCGAGACCGGCCGAGCCCGCTCCCAAGCCGGTGGTCGCTCCGCCGCCACCGCCACCGCCTGCGCCCAAGGCTCCTACCGACACGCTGCTGGTCGAACCGGCTTCCGTGACCAAGGGTGAGACCGCCACGCTCAGCTGGACTTCCGCCAACGCCAACACCTGCGCCATCGAGCCGGGTATCGGGCCGGTCCAGACCGCCGGTACTCTCACCATCACGCCGAAGGACGATATCCTCTACACCCTCGTCTGCACAGGCCCCGGCGGCGCGGCAAGAAGCGATGCCAAGGTGGCGGTGACAGCTCCCCCGGTCCCTGTCCCGGTGCCGCCGGTCAAACTGTGCAAGCCGGCGGTGCTCAACGTCCATTTCGACACCAACAAGTCCGACATCAAGCCTCAGTACCATGATGAGCTTAAGGCCCTGGCGGACTTCCTGAAGGAGTTCCCGAACGCCACCGGGACCATCGAGGGTCACACCGACAGCGTCGGCGACAAGGCCGCCAACATGAAGCTTTCTCAGCGTCGTGCCGACAGTGTCAGAAAATACCTGGTCGACAAGTTCGGCATCGCACCCGAGCGCGTGAAGGCGGTGGGCTACGGCCCGACCAAGCCGGCGGCCGACAACAAGACCGCTGCAGGAAAGCAGAAGAACCGCCGCATCGAGTCGAACTTCCATTGCGACTAAATAGTCGGATTCTAGTCTGGTACCAGCATCTTCCAGCTCTCCCCCTCCCTTGACGGGCCTGCGCGCCGTAGCGCTTCGGTCCGCGAAGGCGGGAGGGGGGATTAGATCCAAGAAAAAGGCGCCCCCCGAAGTTCGGAGGGCGCCTTTTTTAGTCGCACTCGTTTACCCGCTGCTCACTTGCCCGCCAGTTCCTCGACCACCTTTCCGAGTCCCTGCACCACCCGCGTCATCCGGCCGTAGTCGATCCTGTCGGGAGTGTCTGAGGGCTCGTGGTAGTGGGGGTAGCGGAAAGGGGCGGTGTCGGTGACCATCAGCGCCGGGTACCCTTGCTGCCAGAAAGACCACTGGTCCGACCAGCCGATCCCCGGTATTCCTGCCGGAGCCGCCACCCCCTCGGAGGGGAACTTGACGCCCCCCCTGCGAAAGGCGCCGATCGCCTGGCGCAGCAGCGACTGCGAATTCCAATTGCTGACGAAGCCGATGAAGTTGCCGGTGTCGGGATAAAAATGGCTCAGCGGCGCGGGGTAGCGCTGGCTCCCGGGCTGGTCCGCGTAGTAACCTATGGTCTCCAGCGACACCATCCCCACGATCTTCTCGCGCCGCTCCTTGGCCCGCTGGGCGTAGACCACGCTCCCCATCTCCTCCCCCTGGAAATAGGGGGCCTCCTCGTTAACGAAGGCGACGAAGCGAACGGTGCGGGCGGGACGCAGGTTGGTGCACTGCCTCGCCAGTTCCAGCAGCGCCGCGACTCCCGAAGCGTTGTCGTCGGCGCCGGGAGTTCCAGGAGCCGAGTCGTAATGCGCGCCGATGACGACGATCTCCTGGGCCTCCGTCGTCCCCTTCATCTCTACTTCCAGATTCGCTACCACCTTTCCGTCCGCCGCGAACGGCTGCTCGCTTACCGAAAGCCCGGCCTTGCGCAGCTCGGCTTTCACGTACTCGGCGGATTTGACCAGGGAGTCGTAATGCGCCACGTTGCGCTCTCCGATGGTGCCGGAAAGTTGAACGACGTGTTGGCGCAGCCTATCGCGTAGCTGCAACTCCTCCCGTTCCAAGGGCGGGAGCGCCCCCCGGTAGGACTCCCCAGGCAATATGACCATGGAACCTCCCGCAATAGCGATAAGCGCCAAAAATAGCGCGCACCCCCCGGCACAAAGGGCCGGAAATTTCTTGTATGCCATATATCCCCCTCGCCTGCGTAGACGTCGCGCAGACCAGCTAAAGATAAAATCCAGCAACGGGTTGTCAACTGCCGCAGTTCCAGCCAACGGTATCGTCAGAGCTTAAGCAGCAGTGCGAAAATTTCCTGGTATAGTCTGATCATACTGACATAGCGCCTGTAACAGCAGGTACTAAAGCCAGTATATCGGCAACTGTTGATGACATTAACAAAAGGAAATAGTGAGCGTTATTATGGATCTGAGAAAAACACATTCAGTAATACTGACAGAAGGGGACCCCGAACAGAAAAGGTCCGAGATACTGGATTACTTCCATGCCACCTTCACCATCGACGAGCGGCTCTATGAGACCCTGAAGGACGAATCGACCTTCTATCTTAAGGGGGACCACCTCCGGCATCCGCTCATCTTCTACTACGGCCATACGGCTACCTTCTTCATCAACAAGCTCATCATCGCCCGGGTCATAGACCGGCGCGTGAATCCCCGCTTCGAATCGCTCTTCGCCGTCGGCGTGGACGAAATGTCCTGGGACGACCTGAACGAGTCTCATTACGACTGGCCCACCCCCGGCGAGGTGAAGCGTTACCGGGACCAGGTGCGCGACCTGGTGGACGGCCTGATCAAGACGCTGCCGCTTACCCTCCCCATCACCTGGGAACATCCCTTCTGGGCCATCATGATGGGGATCGAGCACGAGCGGATCCACCTGGAGACCTCGTCGGTGCTGATCCGCCAGCTTCCCCTGGACCAGGTGCGGCGCCACGATTTCTGGGAAATCTGCCGGGAGTCCGGCGAGCCCGCGGCAAACGAACTGCTGCCGGTTGCCGCCGGGAGGGTGAGGCTTGGGAAAGATGAAGGGCATCCCCTCTACGGCTGGGACAACGAGTACGGAAGCCGCGAGGCGAAGGTCGAGGCTTTCTCCGCCTCGAAGTTCCTGGTCTCGAACCGCGAGTACCTAGCCTTCGTCAAGGCCGGGGGGTACAGGGAGCGGGGGTGGTGGACGGAGGAGGGGTGGAACTGGCGCAGCTTTAAGCAGGCGGAGCATCCTCTTTTCTGGGTGGAGCGCGAATGGGGGTGGGGGCTCAGAACCATGCTGGAGATCATCGATCTTCCGTGGAACTGGCCGGTCGAGGTGAATTATCTGGAGGCGAAGGCGTTCTGCAACTGGCTCTCCGCTAAAAGCGGCAAATCGATCAGGCTCCCGACCGAGGATGAGTGGTACCACCTGCGCGACCTGGCGGGGGTGCCGGACCAGCCCGGATGGAGCCGGGCGCCGGGCAACATAAACCTCGAATACTGGGCTTCCTCCTGCCCGGTGGGCCGATTCGCCTTCGGCGATTTCTTCGACCTCATCGGCAACGTCTGGCAGTGGACGGAGACTCCCATCTATCCCTTCCACGGCTTCCGGGTCCATCCCTGGTACGACGACTTCTCGACCCCCACCTTCGACACGCGGCACAACCTGATCAAGGGGGGCTCCTGGATCTCGACCGGCAACGAAGCGACCCGCGATTCACGCTACGCCTTCAGGAGGCACTTCTTCCAGCACGCCGGTTTCCGCTACGTCGAAAGCGCGCATCCTGTCGAGATCCACGAGGACCCGTACGAGACGGACGCGCTTGCCGCGCAGTATTGCGATGCGCACTACGGACCCGAGCATTTCGGAGTCCCCAACTTCCCCAGGGCCTGCGCGGAGATCTGCCTTGAGTTGACCCGCGGGCGCTCCCGGGGGCATGCGCTCGACCTGGGGTGCGCCGTCGGGCGGGCCAGCTTCGAGCTTGCCCGGGGCTTTGACCAGGTGACTGGGCTCGATTTTTCGAGCCGCTTCTTCCGCCTGGCCGCGAGGATGCAGGATGAGGGATTTCTCCGCTATGCGCTGCCGGAGGAGGGGGAGGTGGTTTCCTTCAACGAGCTGGAGCTGGCGGATCTGGGGCTTAAGGAGGTCAGGGAGCGGGTCGAGTTTTTCCAGGCGGACGCCTGCAACCTCCCCGACAAGTTCACCGGCTACGACCTGGTACTGGCTGCGAACCTGATCGACCGGCTATATTCGCCGCGCCGCTTCCTGGCGGCGATACGCGAAAGGCTCAACCCCGGCGGGCTCCTGGTGATCGCGTCCCCCTATACCTGGCTTGAGGAATACACGAAAA
Proteins encoded in this region:
- a CDS encoding OmpA family protein, which produces MKREKLVGKALLLLALGSVGTLSGCAHYEVNNGRGNIPGYWIRYEMQEADRAIEAARADGKAALCPDQFREAEAAKNNAYDVFRACHTEEGAALAKEATAKAKALCPPRPAEPAPKPVVAPPPPPPPAPKAPTDTLLVEPASVTKGETATLSWTSANANTCAIEPGIGPVQTAGTLTITPKDDILYTLVCTGPGGAARSDAKVAVTAPPVPVPVPPVKLCKPAVLNVHFDTNKSDIKPQYHDELKALADFLKEFPNATGTIEGHTDSVGDKAANMKLSQRRADSVRKYLVDKFGIAPERVKAVGYGPTKPAADNKTAAGKQKNRRIESNFHCD
- the ovoA gene encoding 5-histidylcysteine sulfoxide synthase; this encodes MDLRKTHSVILTEGDPEQKRSEILDYFHATFTIDERLYETLKDESTFYLKGDHLRHPLIFYYGHTATFFINKLIIARVIDRRVNPRFESLFAVGVDEMSWDDLNESHYDWPTPGEVKRYRDQVRDLVDGLIKTLPLTLPITWEHPFWAIMMGIEHERIHLETSSVLIRQLPLDQVRRHDFWEICRESGEPAANELLPVAAGRVRLGKDEGHPLYGWDNEYGSREAKVEAFSASKFLVSNREYLAFVKAGGYRERGWWTEEGWNWRSFKQAEHPLFWVEREWGWGLRTMLEIIDLPWNWPVEVNYLEAKAFCNWLSAKSGKSIRLPTEDEWYHLRDLAGVPDQPGWSRAPGNINLEYWASSCPVGRFAFGDFFDLIGNVWQWTETPIYPFHGFRVHPWYDDFSTPTFDTRHNLIKGGSWISTGNEATRDSRYAFRRHFFQHAGFRYVESAHPVEIHEDPYETDALAAQYCDAHYGPEHFGVPNFPRACAEICLELTRGRSRGHALDLGCAVGRASFELARGFDQVTGLDFSSRFFRLAARMQDEGFLRYALPEEGEVVSFNELELADLGLKEVRERVEFFQADACNLPDKFTGYDLVLAANLIDRLYSPRRFLAAIRERLNPGGLLVIASPYTWLEEYTKKDEWLGGYREAGEPVWTIDGLSRELLPYFTPLGAPREIPFVIRETRRKFQYSIAQLTVWELK
- a CDS encoding M28 family peptidase, whose amino-acid sequence is MVILPGESYRGALPPLEREELQLRDRLRQHVVQLSGTIGERNVAHYDSLVKSAEYVKAELRKAGLSVSEQPFAADGKVVANLEVEMKGTTEAQEIVVIGAHYDSAPGTPGADDNASGVAALLELARQCTNLRPARTVRFVAFVNEEAPYFQGEEMGSVVYAQRAKERREKIVGMVSLETIGYYADQPGSQRYPAPLSHFYPDTGNFIGFVSNWNSQSLLRQAIGAFRRGGVKFPSEGVAAPAGIPGIGWSDQWSFWQQGYPALMVTDTAPFRYPHYHEPSDTPDRIDYGRMTRVVQGLGKVVEELAGK